One genomic segment of Desulforamulus reducens MI-1 includes these proteins:
- a CDS encoding phosphodiester glycosidase family protein, whose translation MKVKDKIILMVLCLSMLWAVPAWAADQLAKGVQYRSFERNNWEGKPIKGHILEVDPGVKYTEIRPVMGNEVFGQRENLSKMAQRTGAIAAVNGGFFDMGSGVPLGNLIIDGKPEYISDILKTSFGFKTSGGLKLGYLAPKITVELTGSSLLTTKGINVPAVNDGFVLYTHAWGKEVYASNCVVLKPTQNGFKAYAAAGGVKAPAGGYVLAGWGSSAGQLVGVAEGTKARVITEMPEDWQNIRHVLTGSPMLVEGGLPVDQAVNEGLWGSVLKYSPRTALGVTAQGKVLLVVVDGRQESSAGLTLEEMAYLMIDLGAVQAVGLDGGGSSEMWVKGKIVNNPSDKKERSLANGLIILQQMPVYVNYQRLYLDVAPVLDNGRTLVPMRKIFERLGADIDWNAQSQTVTATKGEVKIELTLGKTTAVVNGKNIKLDVPAKLVDGRTMVPMRFVGETLGAKVNYVTTNGPAVHIISPEGGTADEQ comes from the coding sequence ATGAAAGTTAAAGATAAGATTATTTTAATGGTATTGTGTCTAAGTATGCTCTGGGCCGTACCTGCCTGGGCAGCGGATCAACTGGCCAAAGGTGTGCAGTACCGGTCCTTTGAGCGGAACAACTGGGAAGGAAAGCCCATTAAGGGACATATCCTGGAGGTGGACCCAGGGGTCAAGTACACAGAAATTCGACCCGTCATGGGCAACGAAGTATTTGGGCAAAGGGAAAACCTAAGTAAGATGGCCCAACGAACCGGCGCCATTGCAGCGGTAAATGGTGGTTTTTTTGATATGGGCAGCGGCGTGCCGCTGGGGAACTTGATCATTGATGGCAAGCCGGAATACATATCAGATATCTTAAAAACATCCTTTGGTTTTAAAACCAGTGGGGGTCTCAAATTGGGGTATCTGGCTCCTAAAATAACGGTGGAATTAACTGGCAGCAGCTTGTTAACAACCAAGGGTATCAACGTGCCGGCAGTAAATGATGGTTTTGTTTTATACACCCATGCCTGGGGAAAAGAAGTTTACGCCAGCAACTGCGTAGTTCTCAAGCCCACTCAAAATGGTTTTAAAGCCTATGCCGCTGCCGGTGGTGTTAAAGCCCCTGCCGGAGGTTATGTGCTGGCAGGTTGGGGCAGCTCCGCCGGTCAGTTGGTGGGTGTTGCCGAAGGAACCAAGGCCAGAGTCATAACAGAAATGCCCGAGGACTGGCAAAATATAAGGCATGTTCTAACTGGCAGCCCGATGCTGGTGGAAGGTGGTCTGCCTGTGGATCAGGCGGTCAATGAAGGTCTATGGGGTTCGGTTCTAAAGTATTCACCCAGAACTGCTCTGGGTGTCACAGCCCAAGGCAAAGTTTTGCTGGTGGTGGTGGATGGACGGCAGGAAAGCAGTGCCGGGTTAACCTTGGAAGAAATGGCTTATCTGATGATCGATTTAGGGGCTGTGCAAGCCGTCGGACTAGATGGCGGTGGTTCCAGTGAAATGTGGGTGAAGGGAAAGATCGTCAATAATCCCTCGGATAAAAAGGAACGTTCCCTGGCCAATGGTTTAATCATCCTGCAACAGATGCCTGTTTATGTTAATTATCAGCGACTTTACCTAGATGTGGCGCCGGTTCTGGATAATGGCAGAACACTGGTGCCCATGCGCAAGATTTTTGAACGGCTGGGTGCGGATATTGACTGGAATGCCCAGTCACAGACTGTCACTGCCACCAAGGGAGAGGTAAAAATTGAGCTCACCCTGGGGAAAACCACAGCAGTGGTTAATGGCAAAAATATAAAATTAGATGTACCAGCCAAGCTAGTGGATGGACGTACCATGGTACCTATGCGCTTTGTGGGAGAAACCCTGGGGGCTAAGGTGAACTATGTGACAACCAATGGTCCGGCGGTGCATATTATCAGTCCGGAGGGAGGAACTGCCGATGAGCAATAA
- the csaB gene encoding polysaccharide pyruvyl transferase CsaB, whose translation MAKVVISGYYGFDNLGDEAVLFSILKTLRELQIGIRIEVLSNNPSQTAEIYRVTAANRWKLGEVYHALKDSDMLISGGGSLLQDVTGWKSLVYYLGVIWLARFLGKPVFFYAQGIGPVNTPLGRLLMRWIVNKVNYITVRDESSRQDLAEMKISRPPVEVTADPVLGLEEKYVDKKIGQAILQEVGLDLSIERKMVGISVREWQGLGEYKEVVAELCDKLCRVGYQVVFLPMHSPDDLETSREVAAMMEQPAVVLEGHYSVVEMASLIANMDLLIGMRLHALILAAVMHVPPVAISYDPKIDRFMGLLGKTAATPVDRPQFAELWQAVEEIIYEPWQVREELMQQVEPLRQRAQASAVLGLKVLEKSLHNGPAAKYL comes from the coding sequence ATGGCTAAAGTTGTTATATCCGGCTATTATGGTTTTGACAACCTGGGGGATGAAGCAGTTCTTTTCAGCATTCTGAAAACCCTGCGGGAGCTTCAAATCGGCATCAGGATTGAAGTATTATCCAACAATCCCAGCCAGACCGCAGAGATCTACCGGGTAACTGCGGCCAACCGTTGGAAGCTGGGGGAGGTTTATCATGCCCTGAAGGATTCCGATATGTTAATTAGCGGTGGCGGCAGTTTGTTGCAAGATGTCACTGGGTGGAAAAGTCTGGTTTATTATCTGGGGGTTATTTGGTTAGCCCGTTTTTTGGGCAAGCCGGTATTCTTTTATGCCCAAGGAATTGGCCCAGTCAACACCCCGCTGGGCAGGCTTCTCATGCGCTGGATTGTTAATAAGGTGAATTATATTACTGTTCGGGATGAATCTTCCCGTCAGGACCTGGCAGAGATGAAAATCAGCCGACCGCCTGTGGAAGTTACTGCGGACCCGGTACTGGGTCTGGAAGAGAAGTATGTAGACAAGAAGATAGGACAGGCCATCCTGCAGGAAGTTGGGCTGGATTTATCCATTGAAAGAAAAATGGTGGGTATTTCGGTCCGGGAATGGCAGGGCCTGGGGGAATATAAAGAGGTTGTGGCGGAATTATGCGATAAACTTTGTCGGGTGGGCTATCAAGTGGTATTTTTGCCCATGCATTCCCCGGATGATTTAGAGACTTCCCGAGAAGTGGCAGCCATGATGGAACAACCAGCGGTGGTGTTGGAGGGCCATTATTCAGTGGTGGAGATGGCCAGCCTGATTGCCAACATGGACCTATTAATTGGCATGAGATTGCACGCCCTGATCTTAGCCGCTGTGATGCATGTTCCGCCGGTGGCCATTTCCTACGACCCCAAAATTGACCGCTTTATGGGTCTGCTGGGGAAAACAGCCGCCACGCCTGTGGACAGGCCTCAATTTGCCGAACTCTGGCAGGCGGTGGAGGAAATCATTTATGAACCCTGGCAGGTTCGGGAGGAATTAATGCAGCAGGTTGAACCACTGCGTCAAAGGGCCCAGGCCAGTGCGGTCCTAGGACTCAAGGTGTTGGAAAAGTCTTTGCACAATGGACCCGCGGCTAAATATTTATAG
- a CDS encoding DUF5693 family protein: protein MSKGWKYSLWAVLVVAVLAAAHVAFWQRYMVEKDFKQVELAVNYDEINNIAGYRGLTPGEGLKQFKNHGVTAVVLRENVLSDLEVAGLLEIYSGQALIDRQAKESPAWLKELSQEMVLKRDRTYLVFFQQEIYNQVFPHIKAKLNSVTSYQVDQGTYIIETSLPYINMRGTLADIGIGFSKASLRDVQDAGLRPILQIRTWQGATQHNMQQVFALYRDIPGVAAVMFNDDTLPGDPDPALLPILAAEVRKLHVPLVKVEFFSQKGLDKLGVLLDKQVVRMHTVSQDELKKSSPAEAVDRFGLAAAERNHRLLYIRPYYSSGDVLQKNLDYVDGIEKRLVKEGLTVGPFDKLPPVPVNQNLVILIGLGVIAGGLLLLESLKPGKWVLGVGVVAVLVWVPLTYLDLSMARKLMALIAVIVFPSLSLIKNLQQEGRSPGAAVVAFLRISLFSLLGALFMVGLLAGAGFMLKLDQFIGVKVAHVVPLVIVMLFFSLFVTRGWGLQEKAKNILTHPLQVGIALAAGVMAVAIIIYVARTGNEAMTVSGLELKFRSLLDYLLGVRPRTKEFLLGHPALLLILLFGYRDNRFLPLLLLGTIGQASLVNTFAHIHTPLIVSLLRAFHGIWLGIIIGLAVYFLIKLVVRYGRRYLHG, encoded by the coding sequence TTGAGTAAAGGGTGGAAATATAGCCTGTGGGCAGTGTTGGTGGTGGCTGTTTTGGCAGCGGCCCACGTGGCCTTCTGGCAGCGGTATATGGTGGAAAAGGATTTTAAACAAGTAGAGTTGGCCGTCAATTACGATGAGATTAATAATATTGCTGGCTATAGGGGTCTCACCCCTGGGGAGGGGCTAAAGCAATTTAAAAACCACGGGGTTACGGCGGTGGTTTTACGTGAAAATGTACTGTCTGATTTAGAGGTTGCCGGGCTGCTGGAAATTTACTCCGGACAGGCCCTAATAGACAGACAGGCAAAGGAATCACCAGCCTGGTTAAAGGAACTTAGCCAGGAAATGGTATTAAAAAGAGATCGTACCTACCTGGTATTCTTCCAGCAGGAGATTTACAACCAAGTATTTCCACACATTAAAGCCAAATTGAATAGTGTAACATCCTATCAAGTGGACCAAGGTACCTACATTATTGAAACGTCCTTGCCGTATATAAACATGAGGGGCACTTTAGCGGATATAGGCATTGGCTTTAGCAAAGCGTCACTGAGGGATGTCCAGGATGCAGGCCTAAGACCCATTCTGCAAATCCGTACCTGGCAGGGGGCAACCCAGCATAATATGCAGCAGGTCTTTGCACTTTACCGTGACATTCCGGGGGTTGCTGCCGTCATGTTTAATGATGATACCTTACCCGGTGATCCAGATCCGGCATTGCTGCCGATACTGGCGGCAGAGGTGAGAAAACTGCATGTTCCGCTGGTCAAGGTGGAGTTTTTCTCCCAAAAGGGTTTGGATAAGCTGGGTGTTCTGCTGGATAAGCAAGTAGTTCGCATGCATACCGTATCCCAGGATGAATTGAAAAAATCATCTCCGGCAGAGGCAGTGGACCGCTTTGGCTTGGCCGCCGCAGAACGAAATCACCGGCTTTTATATATTCGTCCCTATTATAGCTCTGGGGATGTACTGCAGAAGAACCTGGATTATGTGGATGGTATTGAGAAGCGTCTGGTTAAGGAAGGTCTTACCGTTGGTCCCTTTGATAAGTTGCCGCCCGTTCCGGTTAACCAGAACCTGGTTATTTTGATCGGACTGGGGGTCATTGCCGGTGGGTTATTGCTTTTAGAGAGTCTTAAGCCTGGCAAATGGGTCTTGGGGGTTGGTGTAGTAGCGGTCCTCGTTTGGGTGCCCCTAACCTATCTGGACTTGTCCATGGCCCGGAAGCTAATGGCCCTGATAGCGGTAATTGTTTTTCCTTCCCTATCATTGATTAAAAACCTTCAACAGGAAGGTCGTTCTCCTGGGGCAGCGGTGGTTGCTTTTCTACGAATCTCACTGTTTTCCTTGCTGGGAGCCTTGTTTATGGTGGGCCTGCTGGCAGGGGCAGGGTTTATGCTGAAATTGGACCAGTTTATCGGGGTCAAGGTTGCCCATGTGGTACCACTGGTCATTGTGATGCTTTTCTTCTCCCTGTTTGTCACCCGGGGCTGGGGTTTACAGGAAAAGGCCAAAAACATTTTGACCCATCCGCTCCAAGTGGGAATTGCCTTGGCAGCGGGGGTTATGGCAGTGGCCATCATTATTTATGTGGCTAGGACCGGCAACGAAGCCATGACCGTCAGCGGGTTGGAATTAAAATTCCGCAGCCTATTGGATTACCTTTTGGGTGTAAGGCCCAGGACCAAGGAGTTTTTACTAGGGCATCCGGCCCTGTTGCTGATTTTGTTGTTTGGGTACCGGGATAATCGGTTTTTACCGTTGCTCCTACTGGGAACCATTGGACAGGCCTCCCTGGTTAATACCTTTGCCCATATTCATACTCCTTTGATCGTATCCTTGTTACGGGCCTTCCATGGTATCTGGCTGGGAATCATTATTGGGTTGGCGGTGTATTTCTTGATCAAACTGGTAGTTCGTTATGGGAGAAGGTATTTGCATGGCTAA
- a CDS encoding FAD-dependent oxidoreductase, with translation MKQFKRWHYLTLGAFVVLVGFVGFLLLKGNNVNREVIPLKANAVKASYDVVVVGGDPEGVAAAVAAARSGRQTLLVDTRPELGGLMTRGWLNSLDMNYGPGKEILNKGIFQEFFSQIEGDSFDITTATNVFHQMVNREKNLDVLPGADAVLPILHGQVKPLVDPGQSVVNDKIGLAYKMKPEQRAIVNNSAGLPQVNGVQVRQEDKVQNISAQRIIDATQDGDIAAAAGVPFTYGQEDIGNGQQGMAVTLVFKLDGISKWDWYRMMLNLNFRRFLASITGNTTEHYTGANLHSAWGFDAIMKGYKSNTPAVTMRGLNVGRQADNSILINALQVFGIDGLQAKDRKRARELAQRELPHIVKYMKQHIPGFGDIQLAATAPELYVRETRHIQGLYRLTVDDVLENRSFEDRIAYGSYPIDIQATDPLFKGTVIGTPAGYAIPFRSLVPQGVDNLLVVGRAASFDSLAHGSARVIPVGMATGQAAGVAAALSLEQGISFKNLAMDKGQIQNLQQKLTQQGVDLKELKVVSSPETKHWAYEGLRFMRHYGLAAGGYNNQYRLDENMSEAHFINGLHNVLKRAGIKVENKPLLSTEGNALTLEDVAYYFAQYQGLKYNKKQAYAHFTRQNFWDPRIMEEVKANRGVVTMGAGYMLLQDFTEGWQDHPPAQGTLSERR, from the coding sequence ATGAAGCAATTTAAAAGGTGGCACTATTTGACGCTGGGTGCCTTTGTTGTTCTTGTTGGATTTGTCGGTTTTTTGTTGCTAAAGGGGAATAATGTTAATAGAGAAGTGATTCCCCTCAAAGCCAATGCCGTGAAAGCATCCTATGATGTGGTAGTGGTGGGCGGGGACCCCGAAGGGGTTGCTGCAGCAGTGGCCGCCGCCCGCAGTGGCAGGCAAACCCTTTTGGTGGATACTCGACCCGAACTGGGGGGGTTAATGACCCGGGGCTGGCTAAACAGTTTGGATATGAATTATGGTCCGGGCAAAGAGATCCTAAATAAGGGGATTTTTCAGGAGTTTTTTAGTCAAATAGAAGGGGATTCCTTTGATATAACAACGGCCACCAATGTGTTTCATCAAATGGTGAATCGGGAAAAGAATCTGGACGTACTGCCTGGGGCAGATGCGGTGTTGCCCATTTTGCATGGACAGGTGAAACCCCTAGTTGACCCGGGACAATCGGTGGTCAATGACAAAATCGGTCTGGCTTATAAGATGAAACCAGAACAAAGGGCAATCGTAAACAACTCCGCTGGCCTACCCCAGGTCAACGGCGTACAGGTTCGGCAGGAAGATAAGGTGCAGAATATCTCTGCCCAGCGGATCATAGATGCTACCCAGGATGGGGATATTGCGGCAGCCGCCGGTGTTCCCTTTACCTATGGGCAGGAGGATATTGGCAACGGACAGCAGGGCATGGCTGTTACACTGGTTTTTAAATTGGATGGCATCAGTAAGTGGGATTGGTATAGGATGATGCTGAACCTTAATTTCCGGAGATTTCTAGCCAGTATTACAGGAAACACCACCGAGCATTATACCGGAGCAAACCTTCACAGTGCTTGGGGCTTTGATGCCATTATGAAAGGTTACAAGTCAAACACCCCGGCAGTGACCATGCGGGGCCTTAATGTGGGCAGGCAAGCCGACAACTCAATTTTAATTAATGCCTTACAGGTCTTTGGTATTGATGGACTGCAAGCAAAGGACCGGAAAAGGGCCAGAGAACTGGCCCAGCGGGAATTACCCCATATTGTGAAATATATGAAGCAACATATTCCGGGCTTCGGAGATATTCAGTTGGCCGCCACAGCGCCGGAGTTGTATGTGCGGGAAACCAGGCATATCCAGGGGCTTTACCGTTTAACCGTTGATGATGTGCTGGAAAACAGAAGTTTTGAGGACCGGATTGCCTATGGTTCCTACCCCATTGACATCCAGGCCACAGATCCTTTATTTAAAGGCACGGTCATCGGTACACCAGCCGGCTATGCCATTCCCTTTCGCAGCCTGGTGCCCCAGGGGGTAGATAATTTATTGGTGGTGGGTCGTGCCGCCAGTTTTGACTCTCTGGCCCACGGCAGTGCCCGGGTCATCCCAGTGGGGATGGCCACGGGTCAGGCCGCTGGGGTGGCAGCGGCCCTGAGTCTGGAGCAAGGAATATCCTTTAAAAACCTGGCCATGGACAAGGGGCAGATCCAAAACTTACAGCAGAAGCTTACCCAACAGGGCGTGGATTTAAAGGAATTAAAGGTTGTTTCATCGCCGGAAACCAAGCACTGGGCCTATGAGGGTTTACGATTTATGCGCCATTATGGTCTAGCTGCCGGGGGTTATAACAATCAGTATCGGCTGGATGAGAACATGTCCGAGGCCCACTTTATCAATGGCCTTCACAATGTTCTCAAACGAGCAGGTATCAAGGTGGAGAACAAGCCCCTGCTCTCCACAGAGGGCAATGCTTTAACCCTAGAGGATGTGGCCTATTATTTTGCCCAATACCAGGGGCTAAAGTACAATAAAAAACAGGCCTATGCACACTTTACCCGGCAAAATTTCTGGGACCCCCGTATTATGGAAGAAGTCAAGGCCAATAGGGGTGTGGTTACAATGGGGGCTGGTTATATGCTGTTACAGGACTTTACAGAAGGGTGGCAGGACCATCCCCCAGCACAGGGGACTTTGAGCGAACGGAGATAA
- a CDS encoding acyltransferase, whose product MEKNLTRATLQEIEISRGIAILAVVIIHMTSIPLEVLKPGTHSHTFYTIINRGLQFAVPLFLMISALVLAYGLGRDKPANWQDFYRKRWHRAVVPFLVWTTLYILLRLVATHDVGVPSLKEIVLWYGFGKGFYHLYFLSVVIQFYLFFPFIHYLWKRYNPNIWIILVLFGALQIAFYWVNKLYLYQRFPYSGSLVLSYVFPIGIGLWLGYQASCWLRWWEKVRFLVTAVAVTAGFFYLQQHLAIVAGQRINTFHYQIAWVLYVTALAIGVIFLARAMLHVVPLARALIKLGQLSFGIYLVHPFFLALWQHFLSPVTASEVHLFTWGGLAIILTLSALVTYVLERTIFAKPLYGLSKRKAINK is encoded by the coding sequence ATGGAAAAGAATTTAACCAGAGCAACTCTACAAGAAATTGAGATCAGCCGTGGTATAGCCATCCTGGCAGTGGTCATCATACATATGACAAGCATACCCTTAGAAGTATTAAAACCCGGCACCCATAGCCATACCTTTTATACCATTATTAACCGAGGCTTACAGTTTGCAGTGCCCTTGTTTTTAATGATCAGTGCACTGGTATTGGCCTACGGGTTGGGCAGGGATAAGCCAGCGAACTGGCAGGATTTTTACCGTAAACGCTGGCACAGGGCTGTGGTGCCCTTTCTGGTGTGGACCACACTCTATATATTGCTGCGGCTGGTGGCCACCCATGATGTGGGAGTGCCTTCCTTAAAGGAAATCGTCCTATGGTATGGCTTTGGCAAAGGATTTTATCATTTATATTTTCTATCGGTGGTAATTCAGTTTTACCTGTTTTTTCCCTTTATTCACTACCTCTGGAAGCGATATAACCCTAATATATGGATTATCCTGGTGCTCTTTGGAGCCTTGCAAATAGCCTTTTATTGGGTGAATAAACTTTATCTCTATCAACGTTTCCCCTACTCGGGATCCCTGGTATTAAGCTATGTCTTCCCCATTGGCATCGGGCTTTGGTTAGGCTATCAGGCCTCCTGCTGGTTACGCTGGTGGGAAAAGGTTCGTTTTTTGGTTACAGCCGTGGCAGTAACTGCTGGGTTCTTTTATCTCCAGCAACACCTGGCAATTGTGGCGGGCCAAAGAATCAATACCTTTCATTATCAAATTGCCTGGGTGCTCTATGTAACTGCCCTGGCCATAGGGGTTATCTTTCTAGCTAGAGCAATGCTTCATGTAGTACCACTGGCAAGGGCATTGATAAAGCTCGGTCAATTATCCTTTGGCATATATTTAGTACATCCCTTTTTTCTTGCCCTCTGGCAGCATTTTTTGTCTCCGGTGACAGCTAGCGAAGTTCACCTGTTCACCTGGGGTGGGTTGGCCATCATTCTAACCCTATCGGCCCTGGTCACCTATGTGTTGGAAAGAACCATCTTTGCCAAACCACTTTACGGCCTGAGCAAAAGAAAAGCAATAAATAAGTAG
- a CDS encoding LCP family protein, which produces MERRKRRKLRIIPFLIFCTFFVLVLGTGYVLANQFLFNGEGPSLSSLTLDDPKEEDLFKDRMNFLLMGIDAREGETRTRTDSLILVSVDKEKNRIAMISLPRDTRVDIPGHGKDKINAANVYGGPELVMKTVSDLTGVNIDHYLMTNVRGFRDIVDALGGVTIDVEKRMYHYDPYDEPDLRKIDLRPGVQELDGNKALQYVRFRSDALGDVSRTERQQKFLKALAQEMMQPSTITKLPKLVPTINKYLDTNLGISQMVTLAKAGKNLSNVDIVTQTMPGKFLNMDGVSYWSVDPKQAKLVAESLIRDGKPYDVVLGEENVNTKSVAKETTKSQSKESAPVNPILPTNNKTATNQETPEKNTGNQDSKVKPKDSGVEIIVNPDKESGNQGTTKGTTETKKNNAVSGDNAGASSWLPTTEL; this is translated from the coding sequence ATGGAACGTAGAAAAAGAAGAAAGCTAAGGATTATTCCTTTTCTCATTTTTTGTACCTTTTTTGTTTTGGTGTTGGGTACCGGGTATGTACTGGCGAACCAATTCCTTTTTAATGGGGAAGGTCCGTCACTGTCATCACTAACGCTGGATGATCCAAAAGAGGAGGATTTGTTTAAGGATCGTATGAACTTCCTCCTCATGGGTATTGATGCCCGGGAAGGTGAAACCAGAACCCGCACCGACAGCTTGATTCTGGTCAGTGTGGATAAGGAGAAAAACCGTATTGCTATGATATCTCTCCCCCGGGATACCCGTGTGGACATTCCGGGCCATGGCAAGGATAAAATTAACGCAGCTAATGTGTACGGTGGGCCTGAGTTGGTGATGAAAACCGTGTCAGACCTCACTGGTGTTAACATTGATCATTACTTAATGACCAATGTGCGGGGCTTCCGTGATATCGTAGATGCTCTGGGCGGTGTCACCATTGATGTAGAAAAACGCATGTATCACTATGACCCCTATGATGAGCCGGATTTGAGAAAGATTGATCTGCGGCCCGGCGTGCAGGAACTGGATGGTAATAAGGCCCTGCAATATGTGCGTTTTAGAAGCGATGCCCTGGGGGATGTCAGCCGGACAGAGCGGCAACAGAAGTTTCTCAAGGCGTTGGCCCAGGAAATGATGCAGCCCTCCACCATCACCAAGTTGCCGAAATTGGTTCCCACCATTAATAAATATCTGGATACCAACCTGGGCATATCCCAGATGGTTACCCTGGCTAAGGCAGGAAAAAACCTGAGCAATGTGGACATTGTAACCCAGACCATGCCAGGGAAGTTTTTAAACATGGATGGCGTTAGTTATTGGAGTGTAGATCCTAAGCAAGCCAAGCTGGTGGCTGAATCCCTTATCCGGGATGGCAAGCCCTATGATGTGGTGCTGGGTGAAGAGAACGTTAACACGAAAAGTGTAGCAAAGGAAACCACTAAGTCCCAGAGCAAAGAAAGTGCACCGGTAAATCCCATTTTGCCTACCAATAATAAAACCGCTACTAACCAGGAAACACCCGAAAAGAACACCGGTAACCAGGATAGTAAAGTAAAGCCTAAGGACTCCGGTGTAGAAATTATTGTTAACCCAGACAAAGAGTCTGGCAATCAGGGTACTACAAAGGGAACCACAGAGACAAAGAAGAATAATGCAGTCTCCGGAGACAATGCCGGGGCCAGTAGTTGGCTTCCCACCACGGAGCTATAA
- a CDS encoding WecB/TagA/CpsF family glycosyltransferase produces MRIKLLGAPVDALNMKETVSQIKEFFKKGSKPHFIITLNPEYLYRAQDNEELMKLVQGADLVTPDGTGIVWAAKMAGFPVPERVTGIDLMLNLIPVAEQEGWGIFLLGAAPGVAEDTAKNLKKQYPNLIIAGTHDGYFKPQEEAAIVKKIAEAKPHLLFVALGMPRQEQWIHRYKDQLGVPVSMGVGGSFDVIAGRVERVSPWLQKLNLEWLGRLLKEPQRWRRQLVLPKFAWLVIKKYKLKL; encoded by the coding sequence ATGCGCATAAAGTTACTGGGGGCACCCGTAGATGCATTAAATATGAAAGAAACTGTAAGTCAAATAAAAGAGTTTTTTAAAAAAGGTAGCAAGCCCCACTTTATCATCACCCTAAACCCCGAATACCTCTACCGGGCCCAGGATAATGAAGAACTGATGAAACTAGTACAAGGGGCAGACCTTGTTACACCCGATGGTACAGGGATTGTCTGGGCAGCAAAAATGGCGGGGTTTCCCGTACCCGAACGGGTGACTGGCATTGACCTCATGTTGAACCTGATCCCCGTGGCTGAACAAGAGGGGTGGGGTATATTCCTACTGGGTGCGGCCCCGGGAGTGGCAGAGGATACAGCGAAAAACTTAAAGAAACAATACCCCAATCTCATTATTGCAGGCACCCACGATGGCTATTTTAAACCCCAGGAGGAAGCGGCTATTGTTAAAAAGATTGCCGAAGCCAAACCCCACTTGCTTTTTGTGGCCCTGGGTATGCCTCGGCAAGAGCAGTGGATTCACAGGTATAAAGACCAACTGGGTGTACCGGTATCCATGGGTGTGGGTGGCAGTTTTGATGTCATTGCCGGCAGGGTGGAGCGTGTATCCCCCTGGCTGCAGAAGTTAAATTTGGAATGGCTGGGACGTTTACTTAAGGAACCCCAACGTTGGAGACGTCAGTTGGTTTTACCCAAGTTTGCCTGGTTGGTTATAAAAAAATATAAACTCAAGCTATAA
- a CDS encoding tetratricopeptide repeat protein, producing the protein METKKRSSRKGAKPKVENYYKILNTRSNATQQTIKAKYIAQVKAFPPETHPEEFQRIRRAYETLRDPVKRREYDMLRKYGGKIEKLMEKAFEFMGEEKWDKAEELFRQALQIAPEDAQVHLGLAYTTFWQGDERTFEEEFQRAVELAPVAEDKVMLFTIKAGLLLDDERPEEALQVLQTVEQQYPQHRQLFHQLSVRVYIELGREDELWAMTRAMLPAPGAENPEDIYLFIHWFNTMIDLEKWQEWSKVQQRLRRFLKSLDGAGKSMVLEAIQNEHDNFYEGGFFRGAEMLVDLMYYLDGKNPQVQERRRQTREMACLEKELLRIRDDQSMFPLISVYAFEWFYEDYLPPEELFLLRESIPPMLLEAIEGMDHEFAAGMVKLRKKYPLIYKRFQDRWDDLGA; encoded by the coding sequence TTGGAAACCAAGAAGCGATCCAGTCGCAAGGGAGCCAAACCGAAGGTGGAAAACTACTACAAAATCCTTAACACCCGCTCCAATGCCACTCAACAGACCATTAAAGCAAAATACATTGCCCAGGTCAAGGCCTTCCCCCCAGAAACCCACCCAGAAGAGTTTCAGCGTATCCGCAGGGCTTACGAGACCCTGCGGGACCCAGTTAAACGCAGGGAATATGATATGCTGCGCAAGTACGGCGGCAAAATTGAAAAGCTGATGGAAAAAGCCTTCGAATTCATGGGTGAAGAAAAGTGGGACAAAGCAGAGGAGTTATTCCGTCAAGCCTTGCAAATAGCACCGGAGGATGCACAGGTACACCTGGGGCTGGCCTACACAACCTTTTGGCAGGGGGATGAGCGGACCTTTGAAGAAGAATTTCAACGGGCCGTGGAACTGGCCCCTGTGGCGGAAGATAAAGTAATGCTTTTTACCATCAAGGCCGGGTTGTTGCTTGATGATGAGCGACCGGAAGAAGCCCTGCAAGTATTGCAAACCGTCGAACAGCAGTATCCCCAGCATAGGCAGTTGTTCCACCAACTTTCTGTTCGTGTCTATATTGAATTGGGCCGTGAAGATGAGTTGTGGGCCATGACCCGGGCGATGCTGCCGGCACCAGGCGCAGAGAACCCAGAGGATATTTATCTTTTTATCCACTGGTTTAACACCATGATTGATTTAGAAAAGTGGCAGGAGTGGTCCAAGGTTCAGCAACGCCTACGCCGGTTTTTAAAATCCCTAGATGGGGCAGGCAAGTCCATGGTACTGGAGGCTATACAAAATGAGCATGATAACTTTTATGAGGGGGGCTTTTTTCGCGGGGCTGAAATGCTGGTTGACTTGATGTACTATCTGGATGGCAAGAACCCCCAGGTCCAGGAGAGACGCCGCCAAACCAGGGAAATGGCGTGTTTGGAAAAGGAACTTCTTCGTATCCGGGATGATCAGAGTATGTTTCCTTTAATCAGCGTCTACGCCTTTGAGTGGTTTTATGAGGATTATTTGCCACCGGAAGAACTTTTCCTTTTACGGGAAAGTATCCCCCCGATGCTGCTGGAGGCCATAGAAGGAATGGACCATGAGTTTGCTGCGGGCATGGTGAAACTACGCAAAAAATACCCCCTTATTTACAAGCGTTTTCAAGACCGCTGGGATGATTTGGGGGCCTAG